The Elaeis guineensis isolate ETL-2024a chromosome 5, EG11, whole genome shotgun sequence DNA segment GGCCGCGCCGAACCCGGTGGCCCCGCCGTCGCCGTTCACCATGTCCGCCAGCATCTTCTGCAGGTCCTCCAAGCTATCCGGCTTCTTCCCATTTTATCCACCAAAAattttagggaaaaaaaaaataaagcaataAATCAGCCTCGATGTTTAAATTTCCTTCCCACTATACCCCTCTAAAGGGCATTTTCGGCATCTCAACACCGAACTAGCGTGGCCCGCACGGGGACCTAGATCCGCGCATGCCGTTCCTCGCCACCACCGGACGGCGGAACTGGATGGACGGCTGATCTCGTTTCGAGGAACAGCGAACGGCGGATCGGGCACACGCATAGAATGACATATGTGGGATGTATGAATTATGAACGAATAATTCGATGAGTGTTAACAGCGGCCAGGCGGCTTACCTCCGTTTTCACGCTATCCATCATCGCCAGCATTTCTTGCATGAAATCAGTGAAATCCTGGCCGTCCAattcaataattcaaaataaatcaaTTAATCAACAGAATAATAAGTACAAATAATTGGGATTCTTATATCAGCGAGGAACACCAGACCTCGTCGTCCTCCTCGAGGGGGTCGTAGAGGCCAGCGTCGTACATGGTGCGCTTGCCCCTGTCGGAGAGAACTGCGGGAACACCGGATCGGAGTCCACCCCCAAAAACGCCGTCAGCCGACGTCCGTTAACGTAAGGGAAACCAACATGGGGGTACGGAACGAGGAAGATACACTTACCGGAGTAGGCCTCCTGGATCCGCTGGAACCGCCGCTTCGCTTCCCCCATCGCGGTCGGGTCCTTCGCCCACCGGTCCGGATGCCATTtcttacagaaaaaaaaaaaggaaaaatgctTAAAAAAAGGAAAATTAGGGATATTAAAAAGgagaacgagagagagagaagaggaaggaggataTACCAGGGCTTGCTTGCGATAGGCGGTGCGGATATCGGTGGAAGAGGCGTTCCGCCGAGTCCCGAGGAGGGAATAGTAACAGGAGCCGTCGGATCCGGCCCCATCAGCGTCCATGGCCAGTGATTTATCGCATGGACGGTGGAAGATCGgttagagagggagggagaggagatTCCGTAAAAAATGAACGGAAGAAAAAAACAGGGGAAGGGGGGTTGGTATTGGATTTATAGGTGGAGAAGGGAGCTCTCGAaagctaattatttttcttatgttTTTATTTCTGGG contains these protein-coding regions:
- the LOC105045611 gene encoding uncharacterized protein isoform X1 — translated: MDADGAGSDGSCYYSLLGTRRNASSTDIRTAYRKQALKWHPDRWAKDPTAMGEAKRRFQRIQEAYSVLSDRGKRTMYDAGLYDPLEEDDEDFTDFMQEMLAMMDSVKTEKPDSLEDLQKMLADMVNGDGGATGFGAAHPNDMRRGPSDGSSRTRVAPRTAMRR
- the LOC105045611 gene encoding uncharacterized protein isoform X2, with amino-acid sequence MDADGAGSDGSCYYSLLGTRRNASSTDIRTAYRKQALKWHPDRWAKDPTAMGEAKRRFQRIQEAYSVLSDRGKRTMYDAGLYDPLEEDDEDFTDFMQEMLAMMDSVKTEPDSLEDLQKMLADMVNGDGGATGFGAAHPNDMRRGPSDGSSRTRVAPRTAMRR